One window of the Tetragenococcus koreensis genome contains the following:
- the mgtA gene encoding magnesium-translocating P-type ATPase, translated as MRTPQNKEREIKQLGLYSQREIMMTLRTSDKGLSEEDAKKRLEEYGENRVNAQKPLPAWKIFLRAFRDPFVFVLAFLMVISFLTNDLDAGIVMAVMILASTLITFVQEYRSQKASIELKEFIENTCAITRVAETNEIPMENVVPGDLLTLETGDMIPADAVLVWTKDLFVNQSSLTGESMPVEKFAEVDQEKAQKDSAVEMDNLVFMGTDVLSGQAKAIILKTGQNTFFGDIAQNASKQRNNTAFNQGLTQISKLLLRMVFILFPIVFVLNGLTKGDWTQAFFFAIAVAVGLTPEMLPMIVTTNLAKGAMTLSKEKVIVKELPAIQNLGGMDVLCTDKTGTITEDRVVLVQHLDSSGDENSEVLDIAYMNAFYQTGWKNLMDRALIDYYDENNKHLPYKEIEKIDEIPFDFARRRQTAVVKVDGNHQLMFTKGAVEEMEETCSAVRWQNQTVPLNEDLRKELRALNRKLNEQGMRVLTVAIRTDVHEEAIYSTDDEKDMELLGFVCFLDPAKETAKTAIDSLHQHGVVVKVLTGDNDIAAKKVCNDVGIAVDDWLLGKEIEEMSDEELTTKVDHVHLFAKLNPQQKSRIIEILQSKKHTVGFMGDGINDAPALRTADVGISVDTAADITRDASSIILLEKSLNVLAQGVTEGRRVFSNMMKYIKMTISSNFGNVFTILAASAFLPFLPMLSLQLLVQNLIYDMAQLALPWDNVDERELSAPVKWKVKGLLKFTLCIGPISSIFDIATFFVMWYIIEANTVSEQGLFQTGWFAIGLITQTLVVHFLRTSKRSLIDSHASWQVTLTSIIACLLGGLIILTPLREAFDFEQLPNNYWIYFFLIVPAYLLTVEVVKRIYIAINKEWI; from the coding sequence ATGAGAACACCACAAAATAAAGAAAGAGAAATTAAACAATTAGGTTTATATTCACAAAGAGAAATAATGATGACTTTACGTACGTCTGACAAAGGTCTATCTGAAGAAGATGCTAAAAAAAGACTAGAAGAGTATGGTGAAAATCGAGTAAATGCGCAAAAGCCACTACCAGCATGGAAAATTTTCTTACGTGCTTTTCGCGATCCATTTGTTTTTGTGCTGGCTTTTCTAATGGTAATATCTTTTCTTACCAATGATTTAGACGCTGGCATTGTGATGGCAGTCATGATTTTAGCGAGCACATTGATTACTTTTGTGCAAGAATATCGTTCACAAAAAGCGAGTATAGAGCTAAAAGAATTCATCGAAAATACTTGTGCGATCACACGTGTTGCTGAAACAAATGAAATACCGATGGAAAATGTCGTGCCAGGGGACCTACTGACGTTGGAAACCGGCGATATGATTCCGGCTGATGCAGTACTAGTTTGGACGAAAGATTTGTTCGTCAACCAATCTTCTTTGACTGGAGAATCCATGCCGGTAGAAAAATTTGCTGAAGTTGATCAGGAAAAAGCCCAAAAAGATTCAGCTGTTGAAATGGACAACTTGGTTTTTATGGGAACGGATGTGTTAAGTGGTCAGGCAAAAGCTATTATTTTAAAAACAGGACAAAATACCTTTTTTGGTGACATTGCCCAAAACGCTTCAAAACAACGTAATAACACAGCATTTAATCAAGGCCTAACGCAAATTAGTAAATTATTGTTACGAATGGTTTTTATTCTATTTCCTATTGTATTTGTATTAAACGGATTGACAAAAGGCGACTGGACACAAGCTTTCTTCTTTGCCATCGCTGTAGCAGTAGGTCTTACACCTGAAATGCTACCTATGATTGTGACGACGAATTTAGCAAAGGGCGCGATGACACTATCTAAAGAAAAAGTGATCGTAAAAGAGCTCCCAGCTATTCAAAACTTAGGCGGTATGGATGTATTATGCACGGATAAGACCGGAACCATTACCGAGGATCGTGTAGTATTGGTACAGCATCTGGATTCTTCTGGGGATGAAAATAGTGAAGTTCTTGATATTGCTTATATGAATGCTTTTTATCAAACAGGTTGGAAAAATCTTATGGATCGTGCACTGATCGATTATTATGATGAAAACAATAAACATTTACCTTATAAAGAAATTGAAAAAATCGATGAGATTCCTTTTGATTTTGCTCGCCGTCGTCAAACAGCAGTAGTAAAAGTGGATGGCAACCATCAACTGATGTTTACTAAAGGTGCCGTCGAAGAAATGGAAGAAACTTGCTCCGCTGTTAGATGGCAAAATCAGACAGTTCCTTTGAACGAAGATTTGAGAAAAGAATTGCGCGCACTTAACCGTAAGTTAAATGAACAAGGTATGCGTGTATTGACTGTGGCAATACGAACCGATGTGCATGAAGAAGCTATTTATTCCACTGATGACGAAAAAGATATGGAACTATTGGGGTTTGTCTGCTTTCTAGATCCAGCAAAGGAAACAGCGAAAACTGCTATCGATTCATTGCATCAACATGGCGTAGTCGTGAAAGTTTTAACTGGAGATAATGATATTGCTGCAAAAAAAGTATGCAATGATGTTGGAATTGCAGTTGACGATTGGTTATTAGGTAAAGAAATTGAAGAGATGTCTGACGAAGAACTAACAACTAAAGTAGATCACGTTCATTTATTTGCCAAATTAAATCCGCAACAAAAATCGCGGATTATTGAAATTTTACAAAGTAAAAAACATACAGTTGGTTTTATGGGTGATGGGATTAATGATGCGCCTGCATTAAGAACGGCAGACGTAGGAATTTCTGTTGACACAGCCGCCGATATTACCAGAGATGCCAGTTCCATTATTCTGCTGGAAAAAAGTTTGAATGTACTTGCTCAAGGCGTTACTGAAGGTCGTCGCGTTTTCAGTAATATGATGAAATATATCAAGATGACGATCAGTTCCAATTTTGGAAATGTCTTTACGATTCTAGCGGCGAGCGCTTTTCTGCCGTTTCTACCCATGCTTTCGCTTCAATTATTAGTTCAAAATTTGATTTATGACATGGCTCAGTTAGCGCTCCCATGGGATAATGTAGATGAAAGAGAACTTAGTGCACCAGTTAAATGGAAAGTTAAGGGACTATTGAAATTTACGCTTTGTATTGGTCCTATCAGCAGTATTTTTGATATTGCTACCTTTTTTGTGATGTGGTATATCATTGAAGCTAATACTGTTAGTGAGCAAGGGCTGTTCCAAACAGGTTGGTTTGCTATTGGTTTGATTACCCAAACTTTGGTTGTCCACTTCTTACGTACTAGCAAACGGTCCTTAATTGATAGCCATGCTTCCTGGCAAGTTACATTAACGAGTATTATCGCTTGTTTACTAGGAGGATTGATTATTTTAACGCCATTACGCGAAGCATTTGATTTTGAGCAATTGCCGAATAATTATTGGATTTATTTCTTCTTAATTGTTCCGGCCTATCTTTTGACAGTAGAAGTGGTTAAACGAATTTATATTGCGATTAATAAAGAATGGATTTAA
- the wecB gene encoding non-hydrolyzing UDP-N-acetylglucosamine 2-epimerase, which produces MPIKVMSIFGTRPEAIKMAPVVNALKQDERFLPKTVITAQHRDMLDQVLQIFDIAPDYDLDIMAQGQTLTDITTKVLLDLQPILQKEQPDMVLVHGDTTTTFAAATAAFYQQVRIGHVEAGLRTWNKYSPFPEEANRQMTDALADLFFAPTEQSKLNLLAENHPEKAIIITGNTAIDAMKFTVKKDYTAPSLAPNGQRQLVLTMHRRENLGQPMTQVFSALRRIAKEFADVSIVFPMHKNPQVRKLAQEKLADLDNVRLIEPLDVVDFHNFIANSYLVLSDSGGVQEEAPSLGVPVLVLRDTTERPEGIDAGTLKLIGTQEEDVYHSTKKLLNDPQAYMAMAQAKNPYGDGFASEYILDAISEYFIQDK; this is translated from the coding sequence ATGCCGATTAAAGTAATGTCCATATTTGGCACGCGGCCAGAAGCAATCAAAATGGCACCAGTTGTCAATGCATTAAAACAAGATGAACGTTTTCTACCCAAAACAGTGATTACAGCTCAGCATCGGGATATGTTAGATCAAGTACTGCAGATTTTTGATATTGCTCCGGACTATGACTTAGATATCATGGCTCAAGGTCAAACATTGACTGATATTACAACAAAAGTCTTACTCGATTTACAACCCATCTTACAAAAAGAGCAGCCAGACATGGTACTTGTTCACGGAGATACTACCACGACCTTTGCAGCAGCTACCGCAGCTTTTTATCAGCAAGTGCGCATCGGGCATGTAGAGGCTGGATTAAGAACTTGGAATAAGTATTCGCCATTTCCTGAAGAGGCGAATAGACAAATGACGGATGCCTTGGCAGACTTATTTTTTGCTCCAACTGAACAAAGTAAACTGAATTTATTAGCTGAAAATCATCCTGAAAAGGCGATTATTATTACCGGAAATACAGCAATCGACGCGATGAAATTTACAGTAAAAAAAGACTATACTGCGCCTTCATTAGCGCCAAATGGGCAGCGGCAATTGGTACTTACTATGCATCGCCGGGAAAATTTGGGTCAGCCAATGACACAAGTGTTCTCTGCTTTAAGACGGATTGCTAAAGAGTTTGCTGATGTTTCTATTGTTTTTCCTATGCATAAAAATCCACAGGTACGCAAGTTAGCTCAAGAAAAATTAGCTGACTTAGATAATGTTCGGTTGATAGAACCTTTAGATGTGGTCGATTTTCATAACTTTATTGCCAATAGCTATTTAGTTTTAAGTGACTCTGGCGGTGTGCAAGAAGAAGCTCCTTCATTGGGCGTACCGGTACTCGTTTTAAGAGATACAACCGAGCGGCCCGAAGGAATCGATGCAGGCACGTTAAAGTTAATTGGAACTCAAGAAGAAGATGTTTATCATTCGACAAAAAAATTATTGAACGACCCACAAGCTTATATGGCAATGGCACAAGCTAAAAATCCTTATGGTGATGGTTTTGCTAGTGAATATATTTTAGATGCGATTAGCGAGTATTTTATTCAAGATAAGTAA
- the guaC gene encoding GMP reductase encodes MQVFDYEDIQLIPNKCIVDSRSECDTSVTLGKHTFKMPVVPANMQTIVDETISEFLAENGYFYIMHRFDEQARIPFIKKMKKKGLITSISVGVKEGEYTFVDELAQENLVPYYITIDIAHGHSNSVIAMIQYIKKKLPYTFVIAGNVGTPEAVRELENAGADATKVGIGPGKVCITKLKTGFGTGGWQLAALHWCSKAARKPIIADGGIRNHGDIAKSVRFGATMVMIGSLFAGHEESPGETKVEDGTVYKEYFGSASEFQKGEKKNVEGKKIWVVHKGSFKDTLVEMQQDLQSSISYAGGKDLDSIRTVDYAIVKNSIFNGDTI; translated from the coding sequence ATGCAAGTGTTTGATTATGAGGACATTCAATTAATACCGAATAAATGTATCGTCGACAGCCGCTCAGAATGCGATACGAGCGTTACTTTAGGGAAACACACATTTAAAATGCCAGTAGTGCCAGCGAATATGCAAACGATCGTAGATGAGACTATTTCAGAATTTTTGGCAGAAAATGGTTATTTTTATATTATGCATCGTTTTGATGAACAAGCAAGAATTCCATTTATAAAAAAAATGAAGAAAAAGGGACTCATTACGTCAATTAGTGTGGGCGTTAAAGAAGGTGAATACACTTTTGTTGATGAATTAGCACAAGAAAACTTGGTTCCATATTATATCACAATTGATATTGCACACGGCCATTCAAACTCAGTGATTGCAATGATTCAATATATCAAGAAGAAGCTGCCGTATACTTTTGTTATCGCCGGTAATGTGGGTACGCCTGAAGCTGTCCGTGAATTAGAAAATGCAGGCGCAGATGCGACAAAAGTTGGGATTGGTCCTGGAAAAGTCTGCATCACGAAATTAAAGACTGGATTTGGTACAGGCGGTTGGCAGTTAGCTGCTTTACATTGGTGTTCAAAAGCAGCTAGAAAACCGATTATTGCTGATGGGGGTATCCGTAACCATGGTGATATAGCTAAATCCGTACGTTTTGGTGCAACGATGGTCATGATTGGTTCGTTATTTGCGGGTCATGAAGAATCGCCTGGTGAAACAAAAGTTGAAGATGGCACTGTTTATAAAGAATACTTTGGCTCTGCTTCTGAGTTTCAAAAGGGTGAAAAGAAAAATGTTGAAGGCAAAAAGATTTGGGTTGTTCATAAGGGATCTTTTAAAGATACTTTGGTTGAAATGCAACAAGATTTACAATCTTCTATCTCTTATGCTGGTGGTAAAGACTTGGATTCCATTCGCACCGTAGATTATGCGATTGTAAAAAATTCAATCTTTAACGGTGATACCATTTAA
- a CDS encoding aldo/keto reductase has protein sequence MKQVKFGSTGIEVPSVVLGCMRMNSASDPAQVIQTAADNGITFFDHADIYGKGECEQIFAKNLAKTSIKREDLFIQSKCGIVPGEMYDFSKNHIIEAVNSSLERLQTDYLDSLLLHRPDTLMEPEEVAAAFDELATQGKVRHFGVSNHNPAQIKLLQSVVKQPLVANQLQFGLMHTGMIDEGLYVNRKEEQANVRDGEILEFSRLENMTIQAWSPYQASSVKEVFIDNVRFPELNQKLDELAEKYNTTPNGLASAWVLRHPANMQVIAGTMNIQRIEEIAQASEIQLSRKDWYQLYLAAGNKLP, from the coding sequence ATGAAACAAGTGAAATTTGGTTCAACCGGTATTGAAGTACCAAGTGTGGTTTTAGGTTGTATGCGTATGAACTCGGCTTCTGATCCGGCACAAGTGATTCAAACGGCAGCTGATAACGGAATTACATTTTTTGATCATGCAGATATATATGGCAAAGGTGAATGCGAACAAATTTTTGCTAAAAATTTAGCCAAAACTTCTATCAAACGAGAAGATTTATTTATCCAATCAAAATGTGGCATTGTTCCAGGTGAAATGTATGATTTTTCGAAAAATCATATTATTGAAGCGGTTAATAGCAGCTTAGAACGTTTGCAGACCGACTATCTGGATTCTTTGCTTTTACATCGTCCTGATACATTGATGGAACCTGAAGAAGTAGCTGCCGCTTTTGATGAACTAGCTACTCAAGGAAAAGTTCGTCATTTTGGCGTAAGTAATCATAATCCAGCACAAATCAAATTGCTGCAAAGTGTAGTCAAACAACCATTAGTGGCCAATCAGCTACAATTTGGTCTAATGCATACGGGAATGATTGATGAAGGCTTATATGTCAATCGGAAAGAAGAACAAGCGAACGTTCGTGATGGTGAGATTTTAGAATTCTCTCGTTTGGAAAACATGACAATTCAAGCATGGTCACCTTATCAAGCTAGTTCTGTTAAAGAAGTCTTTATAGACAATGTTCGTTTTCCAGAATTAAATCAAAAATTAGATGAGCTAGCTGAAAAATATAACACGACACCGAACGGCCTTGCTTCAGCCTGGGTTTTACGTCATCCAGCGAATATGCAAGTGATTGCGGGTACGATGAACATCCAACGAATCGAAGAAATCGCTCAAGCTTCTGAAATCCAATTAAGCAGAAAAGATTGGTATCAACTTTATTTAGCAGCTGGAAATAAGTTACCATAA
- the purB gene encoding adenylosuccinate lyase, with translation MLARYTRKEMGKIWSDENRYNAWLETEILADEAWAELGEIPQKDVEKIKANATFDISRIQEIEAQTKHDVVSFTRAVSESLGEERKWIHYGLTSTDVVDTAYGYLMKQANEILRDDLEKFAETIAKKAKDYKYTVMMGRTHGVHAEPTTFGLKLALWYAEVKRQIERFEHAAKGVEAGKISGAVGTFANIPPFVEQYVCDKLGLRAQDISTQVLPRDLHAEYIASMALVATSIEKFGTEIRSLQKSETREVEEFFAPGQKGSSAMPHKRNPIGSENMAGLARVMRGHMVTAYEDVSLWHERDISHSSAERIIIPDTTILLDYMLNRFNNILDNLTVLPENMKKNMGATFGLIYSQRVLLKLIDHGMTREEAYDLIQPKTAEAWDEQIDFRSLLENDEQITDVLSEDEMNDAFDYHYHLKHVDEIFKRVGID, from the coding sequence ATGTTAGCACGTTATACACGCAAAGAGATGGGAAAAATATGGTCGGATGAAAACCGTTATAACGCTTGGCTTGAGACCGAAATTCTAGCCGACGAAGCTTGGGCGGAACTAGGCGAGATTCCACAAAAAGATGTGGAAAAAATTAAAGCTAACGCCACATTTGATATTTCACGAATTCAAGAAATTGAAGCACAAACCAAACATGATGTGGTCAGCTTTACACGTGCCGTTTCTGAATCATTGGGCGAAGAAAGAAAATGGATTCACTATGGACTGACTTCTACCGATGTTGTTGATACAGCTTATGGTTATTTAATGAAACAAGCCAATGAAATTTTGCGAGACGACTTAGAAAAATTTGCGGAAACAATTGCTAAAAAAGCGAAAGATTATAAATATACGGTAATGATGGGCAGAACGCACGGTGTTCACGCTGAACCAACAACTTTCGGTTTAAAACTTGCGTTATGGTATGCGGAAGTAAAACGTCAAATCGAACGTTTTGAACACGCGGCTAAAGGAGTAGAAGCTGGGAAAATTAGTGGTGCTGTGGGAACTTTTGCCAATATTCCACCATTTGTCGAGCAATACGTTTGTGATAAATTAGGACTACGTGCACAAGACATTTCCACCCAAGTTTTACCGCGTGACTTGCATGCGGAATATATTGCTAGTATGGCATTAGTTGCGACGAGTATTGAAAAATTTGGAACCGAAATTCGCAGTTTACAAAAATCTGAAACGCGGGAAGTGGAAGAATTTTTTGCTCCAGGACAAAAAGGGTCTTCAGCTATGCCGCATAAAAGAAATCCAATTGGTTCTGAAAATATGGCAGGTCTAGCGCGAGTGATGCGTGGACATATGGTTACGGCATATGAAGATGTTTCATTATGGCATGAACGAGATATTTCTCATTCTTCAGCTGAACGGATCATTATTCCGGATACCACGATTTTACTGGATTACATGTTAAATAGATTTAACAATATCTTAGATAATCTCACGGTATTACCTGAAAATATGAAAAAAAATATGGGCGCGACTTTTGGGCTCATTTATAGTCAACGTGTACTATTAAAATTAATTGACCACGGAATGACAAGGGAAGAAGCTTATGATTTAATTCAACCAAAAACGGCAGAAGCGTGGGATGAACAGATAGATTTTCGTTCCTTGTTGGAAAATGATGAACAAATCACAGACGTATTATCTGAAGACGAAATGAATGACGCTTTTGATTATCACTACCATTTAAAACATGTAGATGAAATTTTTAAACGAGTAGGCATCGATTAA
- the purK gene encoding 5-(carboxyamino)imidazole ribonucleotide synthase has protein sequence MYHLKVEANQLWKVGINLVRPLMPGGTIGIVGGGQLGKMMTISAKNMGFHVGVLDPAGDCPTAQVADWHIIADCDDVLALEALAKRSDIITYETSKIGVESLNAVIDSANVPQGTDLLAITQDRLLEKSFLETNNIVIPPYETIISPTDIQEAIDSIGFPCVLKTTRDMDQQYILHTMSDLAPSMSLLREGTCVLEALIPYEKELSVLVAGNGQEYTTFPVVENIHRDTILFETIAGADVAGDVAEEVKRIGLQIGETLALQGILAIEMGLTESGSIYVTKLTPRPHSTGNYSIDVCSMSQFDAHIRGICGWPLGEVQLFSKAVTVNILGEALNTSVRLIPEKSDWNFYYYGKKRTVNNRKMGHITIPTATPETVLNEIDATNL, from the coding sequence ATGTATCATTTAAAAGTAGAAGCGAATCAATTATGGAAAGTAGGGATCAACTTGGTCAGACCTTTGATGCCAGGTGGAACAATTGGGATTGTCGGCGGTGGGCAGCTAGGCAAAATGATGACAATCAGTGCAAAAAATATGGGGTTTCATGTTGGTGTTTTGGATCCAGCAGGTGATTGTCCAACAGCTCAAGTAGCTGACTGGCATATTATTGCTGACTGCGATGATGTGCTTGCCTTAGAAGCACTAGCAAAACGAAGTGATATTATCACTTATGAAACAAGTAAAATCGGAGTCGAAAGTTTAAATGCTGTGATTGATTCAGCTAACGTTCCTCAAGGTACCGATTTATTAGCAATCACTCAAGACCGATTGCTGGAAAAATCGTTTTTAGAGACAAATAATATTGTTATCCCGCCTTATGAAACGATTATTAGTCCTACTGATATTCAAGAAGCAATTGATAGTATTGGCTTTCCCTGTGTGTTAAAAACCACACGTGATATGGATCAACAATATATTTTACATACGATGTCTGATTTAGCTCCTTCAATGAGTTTGCTTAGAGAAGGGACTTGCGTGTTGGAAGCATTGATTCCCTATGAAAAGGAATTATCGGTCCTCGTTGCGGGAAACGGTCAAGAATATACGACGTTTCCTGTGGTAGAAAATATTCATCGTGACACAATTTTATTTGAAACCATTGCAGGAGCTGATGTAGCCGGTGACGTAGCTGAAGAAGTAAAACGTATTGGATTACAAATTGGCGAAACTTTGGCTTTGCAAGGAATCTTGGCAATTGAAATGGGGCTAACTGAATCAGGGAGTATTTATGTGACTAAATTGACACCACGGCCTCATAGTACTGGAAACTATTCGATTGATGTTTGTAGTATGAGTCAATTTGATGCCCATATTCGAGGAATTTGCGGCTGGCCTTTAGGAGAGGTCCAGTTATTTAGTAAAGCGGTAACGGTCAATATTTTAGGGGAAGCTTTAAATACCAGCGTAAGATTAATTCCAGAAAAGTCGGATTGGAATTTTTATTATTACGGTAAAAAAAGAACAGTGAATAACCGAAAAATGGGACATATCACTATTCCAACAGCTACGCCAGAAACAGTTTTAAATGAAATTGACGCAACGAATTTGTAA
- a CDS encoding xanthine phosphoribosyltransferase, whose amino-acid sequence MEELVRRIQEDGNVLSDGVLKVDRFITHQVDPVLMEHIGARLAEVFAEKKITKVVTIEASGIAPAIYAAQSLNAPMIFARKAKSLTMDEELLTSSVYSFTKQVTSTISISRKFLNEQDRVLIVDDFLANGQAAKGLIELCQQAGAQVEGIGIVIEKGFQMGRELLEDMGVPVVSLARIESLENGKVSFKQADA is encoded by the coding sequence ATGGAAGAATTGGTTCGTCGCATACAAGAAGATGGAAATGTTTTATCTGATGGCGTTTTAAAAGTCGATCGTTTTATCACTCACCAAGTGGATCCTGTTTTAATGGAACATATTGGTGCTCGGTTAGCAGAAGTTTTTGCTGAAAAGAAAATAACAAAAGTAGTTACCATTGAAGCTTCTGGTATCGCGCCTGCGATATACGCGGCGCAAAGTTTAAACGCCCCTATGATTTTTGCTCGTAAAGCTAAAAGTTTGACGATGGATGAAGAACTGCTGACCAGTTCTGTTTATTCTTTTACTAAACAAGTCACAAGTACAATCTCTATTTCGCGAAAATTTTTAAATGAACAAGATCGCGTATTGATTGTAGATGATTTTTTAGCTAATGGACAAGCAGCTAAAGGATTAATTGAATTGTGCCAACAAGCCGGCGCGCAAGTTGAAGGAATTGGTATTGTAATTGAAAAAGGTTTTCAAATGGGAAGAGAATTGTTAGAAGACATGGGTGTCCCTGTTGTTTCACTTGCTCGAATCGAGTCCTTAGAAAACGGTAAAGTCTCATTTAAACAAGCGGATGCATAG
- a CDS encoding carbon starvation protein A produces the protein MITLLGGIGLLILGYVFYGSYIEKNFQIKPDRVTPAKALQDGYDFVPMSKSKNAIIELLNIAGTGPIFGPIMGALYGPVAYLWIVLGCIFAGGVHDYMLGMISLRNNGAHLPELASKYLGKPVKHIVNIFAMLLLLLVATVFVTSPANLISSITPSWMTVGIITVLIFIYYLISTVLPIDKALGKVYPIFGAILIISTIAIGGSLLFSGYSIPNLTPQTLRNFNPEGTAIFPALFFTISCGALSGFHATQAPMVSRTTENEREGRFTFYGMMVGEGVIAMIWAAASMTLFDGQTLSGMINAGTPSAVVNEVSIMLLGNVFGMVAIVGVIVLPISSGLSAFRSCRTILADYIGMKQDKIKKILLVAIPLFLISFVLTQIDFNILWRYFNWANQVTAVIALLVSTRYLFLKGRNYFVTLVPGSFMLYACIVYILSEPIGLQMGLTPLSYILGAVLSLGILWVFWMTGLKQKSSLEPNSQLLNDQWPIQTLAKNEEASELGR, from the coding sequence ATGATAACATTATTAGGTGGAATAGGGTTATTAATTCTTGGTTACGTATTTTATGGTTCTTATATAGAAAAGAACTTTCAAATCAAACCTGACCGTGTAACTCCAGCCAAGGCGTTACAAGATGGTTATGATTTCGTACCTATGTCAAAATCTAAAAATGCAATTATTGAATTATTAAATATTGCAGGAACAGGCCCTATTTTTGGTCCGATTATGGGCGCTCTTTATGGTCCGGTTGCCTATTTATGGATTGTATTGGGATGTATTTTTGCTGGTGGCGTACACGATTATATGTTAGGGATGATTTCATTACGGAATAATGGTGCACATTTACCAGAGTTAGCTAGTAAGTATTTAGGCAAGCCAGTCAAACATATCGTGAATATATTCGCAATGCTGCTTTTATTACTTGTAGCAACGGTTTTTGTTACCTCACCTGCAAACCTCATTTCAAGTATCACGCCAAGTTGGATGACAGTTGGCATCATTACCGTACTTATATTCATCTATTATTTGATTTCAACAGTTTTGCCGATTGATAAGGCATTGGGTAAGGTATACCCTATTTTTGGTGCTATTTTGATTATCAGTACTATTGCGATAGGTGGAAGCTTATTATTTAGCGGTTACAGTATTCCTAATCTGACTCCACAAACATTGCGTAATTTTAACCCAGAAGGAACAGCTATTTTCCCAGCTCTGTTCTTTACGATTTCATGTGGCGCTTTGTCTGGATTTCATGCGACACAGGCACCTATGGTTTCACGAACCACTGAGAATGAACGAGAAGGACGTTTTACTTTTTACGGTATGATGGTGGGTGAAGGAGTGATCGCCATGATCTGGGCAGCAGCTTCCATGACATTGTTTGACGGACAAACATTAAGTGGTATGATCAATGCTGGTACGCCTTCTGCTGTTGTAAATGAAGTTTCAATTATGTTGCTAGGAAATGTTTTTGGTATGGTGGCAATTGTTGGTGTGATTGTGTTGCCAATATCTTCAGGTTTGTCGGCATTCAGAAGTTGCCGGACTATTTTAGCTGATTACATTGGAATGAAGCAAGATAAAATCAAAAAGATTTTACTGGTTGCGATCCCACTATTTCTTATTTCTTTTGTCCTTACGCAAATTGACTTCAACATTTTATGGCGCTATTTTAACTGGGCCAACCAAGTAACTGCCGTCATTGCTTTGCTAGTATCCACTCGTTATCTCTTTTTAAAAGGAAGAAATTATTTTGTGACGTTGGTTCCAGGAAGTTTCATGTTATATGCTTGTATAGTTTATATCCTCAGTGAACCGATCGGCTTACAAATGGGGCTCACACCACTTTCTTATATTCTAGGAGCTGTTTTGTCACTAGGCATACTCTGGGTATTCTGGATGACTGGACTTAAACAAAAATCTTCTCTTGAACCGAATAGTCAGTTATTAAATGACCAGTGGCCAATCCAAACCCTTGCTAAAAACGAAGAAGCCTCTGAGCTTGGCAGATAA